A genomic window from Phoenix dactylifera cultivar Barhee BC4 chromosome 7, palm_55x_up_171113_PBpolish2nd_filt_p, whole genome shotgun sequence includes:
- the LOC103715180 gene encoding uncharacterized protein LOC103715180 codes for MKMRGGRKRDKVSLLCILAVLPCPPSPAAPMASSTTSRWLKPEVYPLFAAVGVAVGICGMQLVRNITTNPEVRVTKQNRAAGVLDNFAEGEKYAEHGLRKFIRNKSPEIMPSVNKFFSNPN; via the exons ATGAAGATGAGAGGAGGAAGGAAAAGAGACAAGGTTTCTCTTCTCTGCATTTTGGCTGTTCTCCCCTGTCCGCCATCACCTGCAGCTCCAATGGCTTCTTCCACCACAAGCAGATGGTTGAAGCCTGAG GTATATCCACTCTTTGCTGCGGTTGGTGTTGCTGTTGGTATCTGTGGCATGCAGCTTGTACGTAACATCACCACCAATCCTGAAGTGAG GGTTACCAAACAGAACAGAGCTGCAGGAGTGCTTGATAATTTTGCAGAGGGAGAGAAATATGCAGAGCATGGCCTCCGAAAATTTATCCGCAACAAATCCCCTGAGATCATGCCCTCTGTTAACAAGTTCTTTTCAAATCCAAACTGA